The Candidatus Eisenbacteria bacterium genome has a segment encoding these proteins:
- the moeB gene encoding molybdopterin-synthase adenylyltransferase MoeB — protein sequence MPAGLPLTDEEIARYGRHIILPEIAIEGQGRLKAGSILIVGAGGLGSPLALYLAASGVGRIGIVDPDTVDRSNLQRQVLFATSDIGVPKARAAKRKIEEINPNVRAEAFETRLRAENALEILGGYDLVADATDNFPSRYLVNDACVLLGKPNVHGSIFRFDGQVAVFDARKGPCYRCLYPEPPPPGLIPSCAEAGVLGVLPGLVGMIQATEALKLLLGIGESLGGRLLHYDALRLRFREIKLRKDPRCPVCGENPSIRALTDEDGEAEPCEEPGADLVRDIDSRTLKQRLEKQDPLLLLDVREPHEERICRLPGSILVPLGELQGRVEEIEPEREIVVYCHVGVRSRAAALFLMRRGFPRVWNLAGGITAWAEEVDPAMQTY from the coding sequence ATGCCCGCGGGCCTCCCCCTCACCGACGAGGAGATCGCGCGCTACGGGAGACACATCATCCTTCCCGAGATCGCGATCGAGGGGCAGGGAAGGCTGAAGGCGGGGAGCATCCTCATCGTCGGCGCGGGGGGCCTCGGCTCGCCGCTCGCGCTCTATCTCGCGGCGTCGGGCGTCGGGCGGATCGGCATCGTCGATCCCGACACGGTCGACCGATCCAACCTCCAGAGGCAGGTCCTCTTCGCGACCTCCGACATCGGCGTCCCGAAGGCGCGCGCGGCGAAACGGAAGATCGAGGAGATCAACCCGAACGTGCGGGCCGAGGCGTTCGAGACGCGGCTCCGCGCGGAGAACGCGCTCGAGATTCTGGGCGGGTACGATCTCGTCGCCGACGCGACCGACAACTTCCCGTCTCGCTATCTGGTGAACGACGCGTGCGTGCTTCTCGGGAAGCCGAACGTGCACGGAAGCATTTTCCGCTTCGACGGCCAGGTCGCCGTGTTCGACGCGCGGAAGGGGCCCTGCTACCGCTGCCTCTACCCGGAACCCCCGCCGCCCGGCCTCATTCCCTCCTGCGCAGAAGCGGGGGTCCTCGGCGTGCTCCCCGGCCTCGTCGGGATGATCCAGGCGACCGAGGCGCTCAAGCTCCTCCTCGGAATCGGAGAGAGCCTCGGCGGAAGGCTTCTTCATTACGACGCCCTCCGCCTGCGGTTTCGCGAGATCAAGCTCCGGAAGGACCCGCGATGCCCGGTCTGCGGGGAGAACCCGAGCATCCGCGCGCTCACCGACGAGGACGGAGAGGCCGAACCGTGCGAAGAGCCGGGCGCGGATCTCGTTCGAGACATCGACTCTCGAACATTAAAACAACGACTCGAAAAGCAAGATCCCCTTCTCCTTCTCGATGTCCGCGAGCCGCACGAGGAGCGAATCTGCCGGCTGCCGGGATCGATCCTCGTCCCACTCGGCGAGCTCCAGGGGCGGGTCGAGGAGATCGAACCCGAGAGGGAGATCGTCGTCTATTGCCACGTCGGGGTTCGATCGCGCGCGGCGGCTCTCTTTCTCATGCGACGCGGGTTTCCCCGCGTGTGGAACCTCGCGGGGGGGATCACCGCTTGGGCGGAGGAGGTCGATCCCGCGATGCAGACCTACTAG